A genomic window from Flavobacterium johnsoniae includes:
- a CDS encoding PH domain-containing protein: MVDNKFRSKIDIFLVLFLALILGGALVRLLLDANWKASMILIFQIAFITHLFYTTFYSIKNKTLVIKSGFIVNTSLDISSITKISETNSIWSAPAISFDRLEILYNKNKTILISPKEKTKFLEEIKRINPEIEIVLKK, from the coding sequence ATGGTCGATAACAAGTTTAGATCAAAAATCGATATTTTTCTTGTACTTTTTTTAGCATTGATATTAGGCGGCGCGCTCGTGCGACTTTTATTAGATGCTAATTGGAAAGCAAGTATGATTTTAATTTTTCAGATTGCTTTTATTACGCATTTATTTTATACAACTTTTTACAGTATTAAAAATAAAACATTAGTTATAAAAAGCGGTTTCATTGTCAATACTTCTCTGGATATTTCGAGTATTACCAAAATTTCTGAGACTAATAGTATTTGGAGCGCTCCAGCTATTTCTTTTGATCGTTTAGAAATTTTGTACAATAAAAACAAAACCATTTTAATCTCTCCCAAAGAAAAAACAAAATTTCTTGAAGAAATAAAAAGA